One window from the genome of Gimesia aquarii encodes:
- the cpaB gene encoding Flp pilus assembly protein CpaB — translation MKSLTPAKVTLLMFGIFGILIAAYIGKRLLAGKEEAPPVATRNIPMAISELEPGTLVTEEHLGLGPIAIKDLKPEMMTSNRVIVGRIVKEPIPAATPISTSQLYPAGETPPLKIDPGMRAISVPLESSVDLVDGLIKPGEYVDVHMTPTGMTDDRRLNGGLTLTLFKGVRVIAINRSYTQSANSRRGTNVTLELTPEQANIMILARDKGDITMSYNPEGKGDGGVAVSSADRATLYEILGLKAPEKIAEPPKPFVIEGYYGSSRSVNQFDRNGLRIGDYNNFNRGSGRAFNSGGYLNPDWGRGQGYDSYNRDSISAPANRASGPQGNGQREVGPSAQRGPQGTTSGRQASGTRSFAQNRRVGR, via the coding sequence GTGAAAAGCCTGACCCCTGCAAAAGTGACTCTGTTGATGTTTGGCATCTTTGGTATCCTGATTGCAGCTTATATCGGAAAGAGACTACTGGCGGGAAAAGAAGAAGCACCGCCTGTGGCAACACGAAACATTCCTATGGCAATCAGTGAATTAGAGCCAGGTACGTTGGTTACTGAAGAGCACTTGGGATTAGGTCCGATCGCTATCAAAGATTTGAAGCCGGAAATGATGACTTCAAATCGTGTCATTGTCGGACGAATTGTGAAAGAGCCAATTCCAGCTGCTACTCCAATCTCAACCAGCCAGCTCTACCCTGCCGGAGAAACTCCACCTCTTAAAATCGATCCAGGAATGCGTGCCATCTCTGTGCCTCTTGAATCATCGGTTGATCTTGTAGATGGATTGATAAAACCAGGAGAATACGTTGATGTCCACATGACTCCCACTGGTATGACTGATGACAGACGCTTAAATGGCGGACTGACTCTCACCTTATTTAAAGGCGTACGTGTCATTGCCATCAATCGAAGCTATACACAAAGCGCTAATTCAAGACGAGGTACAAATGTGACACTTGAGTTAACTCCAGAACAGGCCAATATCATGATTCTCGCTCGTGACAAGGGTGATATCACGATGAGCTATAACCCAGAAGGCAAGGGAGATGGAGGCGTGGCTGTCAGTAGTGCAGATCGAGCAACACTGTATGAAATTCTGGGATTAAAAGCCCCCGAAAAAATAGCGGAGCCTCCCAAACCATTTGTAATCGAAGGCTATTATGGTTCCAGTCGCAGCGTAAATCAATTCGATCGTAACGGTTTGCGTATTGGTGATTATAACAATTTCAATCGTGGCAGTGGCCGTGCATTCAACTCCGGAGGATATCTCAATCCAGATTGGGGACGCGGTCAAGGATACGATTCCTATAACAGAGATTCTATCAGTGCTCCTGCAAACCGAGCATCAGGTCCCCAAGGTAATGGTCAAAGAGAAGTAGGGCCTTCCGCACAAAGAGGACCTCAAGGTACTACCAGTGGTAGACAGGCCTCGGGCACTCGTTCTTTTGCGCAAAACCGAAGAGTGGGGCGTTAA